One genomic segment of Deltaproteobacteria bacterium includes these proteins:
- a CDS encoding nucleotidyl transferase AbiEii/AbiGii toxin family protein, protein MKREIKNKPASTRVRLMNIARTEGIDFDALLLRYFQERFLYRLSISEFSDHLVLKGGLLLICLKMPRSRPTKDIDFLAEQVKNDPAELEYIFREIVEISCDDGVRFNTSSVTSECIKENTDYGGIRLKVDATLGQARKRLQMDIGFGDIIIPGAKLMDFPTLLEEKPPKLKVYSIESIISEKFEAMVRLAMVNSRMKDFYDIYSLSLSHSFQGNRLKKAIESTFQKRKTSLSDNPMAFRPEFHKDKGRQKQWIAFLRKSRLYDVNKEFSEIMERITIFLRPIVISIKDRASVDKSWDSATGCWKK, encoded by the coding sequence TGAATATTGCAAGAACTGAGGGTATAGATTTTGATGCTCTTTTGTTACGATATTTTCAGGAAAGGTTCCTTTATCGCCTATCAATTTCTGAATTTTCTGACCATTTAGTATTAAAAGGCGGACTTCTCTTAATTTGTTTAAAGATGCCAAGGTCTCGTCCGACCAAAGACATTGATTTTCTTGCAGAACAGGTGAAAAACGACCCTGCTGAGCTTGAATATATTTTTAGAGAAATTGTAGAGATATCTTGTGACGATGGAGTTAGATTTAATACTTCATCTGTAACTTCAGAATGTATAAAAGAAAATACTGATTATGGAGGAATACGACTCAAGGTAGATGCAACATTGGGTCAGGCAAGAAAAAGATTACAGATGGACATTGGTTTTGGAGATATAATAATTCCTGGAGCCAAACTAATGGATTTTCCCACTCTGTTAGAGGAGAAACCTCCGAAACTCAAAGTCTACTCAATAGAAAGTATTATTTCAGAAAAGTTTGAAGCTATGGTTAGGCTGGCTATGGTTAATAGTCGAATGAAGGATTTCTATGATATATATAGCCTTTCTCTTAGCCATAGTTTTCAGGGTAACAGACTAAAGAAAGCAATTGAATCTACCTTTCAGAAAAGAAAAACCTCCTTGTCTGACAACCCCATGGCTTTCCGACCAGAATTTCATAAAGATAAGGGAAGGCAGAAACAATGGATTGCCTTTCTTCGTAAATCACGACTTTATGATGTAAATAAAGAATTCAGCGAAATAATGGAAAGAATTACTATCTTCTTAAGACCCATAGTAATTTCAATCAAAGACAGAGCCAGCGTGGATAAATCATGGGATTCCGCTACAGGATGCTGGAAAAAGTAA